CGCAACGGCATCCCGACCCGCATGGCCTTGCTGTATCTGCTCGCCGCCACCTGAGGCACGCCTCAGAGCAGCTTGAAACCATCCAGCAGCAGTCCGTAGAGCAGCCCCATGCGGGCCATGTCGAGCACCTGCAGCCGTAGTTTCAGGGGTTGGCTCAGCAGCTTTCTGCGCAGACGGGCCGCCAGCTCGATGGCCAGCACACAGACCAGGGCCCCGAGGGGATCAAACAGGGACAGGGCGCCGGTGATCGAGCCGATGCCGCCGCCGACCACGAATCCGCTCAGCAGCACGATCAGCAGCAGGGAAAGGCGCCGCCAGGGATTCTGCGCCCAGGCCTCCAGCAGGTTGCCCGACTGGGTGA
This Cyanobium sp. AMD-g DNA region includes the following protein-coding sequences:
- a CDS encoding DUF565 domain-containing protein, giving the protein MLSPLLPLLNSGRFPPLPPRFQQTRFQQRITQSGNLLEAWAQNPWRRLSLLLIVLLSGFVVGGGIGSITGALSLFDPLGALVCVLAIELAARLRRKLLSQPLKLRLQVLDMARMGLLYGLLLDGFKLL